The segment GTCAAACAATTACCTGTACTGCGTTTCCCTAGACGACACGGGAGTACCCGTCAGCCTTGAGTGGAAACGGCCGATAGGTAAGACCGGGGTCGTGACGTCGGAAACGGCCGGACCTGCTGTGAGCGCTGGCCGTGTCGTGGTCGGATCGCTCGACGGCACAGTTACCTGCTTCGCGTGCGCCACGGGACAGGTGCTGTGGACAGATCACGTGGGGGAAGTCACGATTCGTAGCGCTGCCTTTACAGATGGGGAACGTGTTTACATCACCACGCTCGGGGGCTCCATCCTCGCTTACGACCTGCACACGGGGGTCCGGCTGTGGGGGCGACAAGTGTACGCAGAGGGGATTTGGGCCCCTCCGGCCCTGGCGGCCAGACATCTGATCGTCCTGGGCGGCGGTGTCCTGGAAGCCCTTGACCCGGCCAACGGGTCATCCGTGGCACAAGTTGCGGTGGGCCATGGCCCCTACTCCGCCCCCGTTCCCGCCGGAACTCAGGTATTTGTGGGTGGTGGGGATCCCCCGTTCACAGGCTATCTCTTCGCAGTGGACCTAGCGGTGACCGATTCCACCATCGTGGCGGACCCAGACCTTGCCGGTCTTGAAATCCAGCCTAGTGATTGGGAAATTCAGATTTCCTTCCAGGTTCCACCTTTGGTTACGGACCTCTGGCTCGATGGGCGGTCCCTGGGAGCGGACGCGGTGATTCGTCCCTCACGTCAGGCAGACCGGGCTTATTTTCGCTTCGCGCTTGCGCCCGGCAAGCGCATCGGAAAATATGCCCTCCCTGTTGCACTGCGGCACCAAGATGGGCTCATCTGGCACACGATTTTTGTCGATCTCGGAATGAACCGTGGACCTGCAGTGGGGTTACCCCAGCAGGCACAGGTCTCGCATCTCACCTTGGAGCACCAGGCCGAGCCAGCTGCCAGCGGTGCTGCAGCGTTAACTATGTTGCTTGGGCATTTTGGGCTGAAGGTATCCCAGCAGCACGTTAAGGAGATGGCGGACCGTCTGGTGGAAATGTGGCAGGTGGATCCACACCACAAGTGGGCGGGTGTGGCAATCCGGATTGCCCATGCAGGCACCCGCGATGTGCAAGCGAGGTAGAACTCGCCGGAATTCAGTCCAGGTCTTCCATAAGTCCACACCGGTAGACCCTGCCCGAGGCTCAGGAGCTTAGGAGCCGTTCCCATGCTTCCAGAATACCAGGCAGGGGCGTATAGTCTTCCCCATGAGGCGCTACTTCGGCACCGACGGGGTGCGGGGGGAGGCGGGGAAGCCCCCCCTCACCCCGGAGTTCGTCCTGAAGCTCGGCCAGGCGGCGGGGGCCTACTTCCGGGCCCATAGCCCCAAGCCTGTGGTCCTCCTGGCCAAGGACACCCGCGAGTCCTCCGACCTCCTGGAGGCGGCTTTGGCCGCGGGGCTCCTGAGCCAGGGCGTGAGGGTGGAGCACCTGGGGGTCCTGCCTACCCCGGGGGTGGCCTACCTGACCCGGCACCTTAAGGCCACCGCCGGGGCCATGATCTCCGCCAGCCACAACCCTTACCAGGACAACGGCATCAAGTTCTTCGGGCCCGAGGGGGAGAAGCTTCCCGACGAGGCGGAAGAGGAGATCGAGGCCCTTTTGGAGGAGGAGCATCCCACCCGGGTCATCGGCACCGTGGGGGACTTCCGGGAGGCGGAGAGGATGTACCTGGACTTCCTCCTGGCCCACGCTCCCGACCTCAGCGGGCTCAAGGTGGGCCTGGACCTGGCCCACGGGGCCACCTACCGCATAGGCCCAAGGCTCTTCCAGCGGGCGGGGGCCGAGGTGATGGCCTTCTTCAACACCCCGGATGGGCGGAACATCAACAAGGCCTGCGGCTCTACCCACCCCGAAGCCTTGAGCCGCTTCGTGGTGGAGCTGGGGTTGGACCTGGGCATCGCCTTTGACGGGGATGGGGACCGGGTGCAGTTCATTGACCGCCAGGGGCGGCTTTTCCACGGGGACCACATCCTCTACCTCACCGCCTTGGCCTTTGGGGAGGAGGGGGTGGTGGGCACGGTGATGAGCAACATGGGCCTCGAGGTGGCCCTGAAGGAGCGGGGCCTCGGCTTCCACCGGGCGGCGGTGGGGGACCGGTACGTTTTGGAAATGCTTAAGGAAAAGGGGCTTTCCCTGGGCGGGGAGCCCTCGGGGCACGTGATCTTCCTCAGGCACCACACCACGGGGGATGGCCTCCTCACCGCCCTCCTCACCCTAAAGGCCCTGAAGGCCTTGGGGGGGGACCTGGCCGACTGGTACGAGGCCCTCCCCATGTACCCCCAGGTGCTCCTCAACGTGCAGGTGGGGGACAAGGCCAAGGTGATGGGGCACCCGCGGCTTAGGGAAGCGGTACGGGAGGCCGAGGCAAAGCTCAAGGGTCTTGGCCGGGTGAACGTGCGCCCCTCCGGGACCGAGCCCGTGGTGCGGGTCATGGTGGAGGCCAAGGAGGGGGCGGAGGCGGTGGCGAGGGAGCTTGCCGACTTGGTTTCCGCCCTGGACCGGGAGTAAGCTTGAGGCGTGAGCTACGGGAAGGCCCACCTAGAGGAAAAACTCCTGCGCGCCCTGGCGGAGGCCATTGGGGAGCTGGAGGACCCCAGGCTTTTCCTCCTCACCGTGGAGGGGGTGCGCCTTTCCCCGGACGGTCGGGTGCTCACGGTGTACGTGGAAGCCTTTAGCGACGAGGAGAAAGCCCTCTTGGCCCTGCACCACGCCGAAAGAAGGCTCCTTTCCCAGATCGCCCGCAGGGTGCGCCTGCGCCACCTGCCCCGCCTGGAGTTCCTGCCGTGGAGAGCGAGACCCGCATAAAGGTGCGTTACGCGGAAACCGATCAGATGGGGGTGGTGCACCACTCCGTCTATGCGGTGTACCTCGAGGCGGCCCGGGTGGACTTCCTGGAGCGGGCGGGCCTCCCCTACCACCAGGTGGAGGCCCGGGGGGTATTCTTCCCCGTGGTGGAACTGGGCCTCACCTTCCGTGCCCCGGCCCGCTTCGGGGAAGAGGTCTTGGTGCGAACCCGCCTTGCCCACCTTTCCCGGCGGGATCTTCTCTTTCGCTACCGGGTGGAGCGGGAGGGGGCGCTCTTGGCGGAGGGCTTTACCCGGCATCTATGCCAGGTGGGGGAGAAGGCTGGCCGCATTCCGGAAGACCTCTACCAAGCCTTGAGTGTGCTACACTTAGGGTAGCCTTGTGGTCATGAACCCCGATCCCTTTACCCTCTTTGAGCGGCACATCAATCCCGGCTTGGCAGGGTTGCTTCGCTTCACCGGCCTGGACCGCATCGAGTCCCACGCGGAAGGCCCTTATGTGTGGGACACCACGGGCAAGCGCTACCTGGATTTCTTGGGCCTTTACGGCACCCTGAACCTGGGCCACCGCCACCCCAAGGTGGTGGAGGCCGTCAAGGCCCAGCTTGAGCGCATGCCCATGTCCGTGCGGGTGCTGGTTTCCGAGCCCACGGCGAGGCTTGCCGCCAAGCTTGCCGAGATCACCCCCGAGGGCCTGGAGATGGTCTTCTTCGGCAACTCCGGGGCGGAGGCGGTGGAGGCGGCCATCAAGTTGGCCCGGGCCTACACGGGGAAGCCGGGGATCGTCACCACCCAAGGCGGCTTCCACGGCAAGACCCTGGGGGCCCTTTCCCTCACCCCCAAGCCCGAGTACCAGAACCCCGCCAAGCCCCTCCTCCCCGGGGTAAAGGTGGTGCCCTACGGGGACCTGGGGGCCCTGGAAGCGGCCATCGACGAGGAAACCGCCGCGGTGATCGTGGAGCCCATCCAGGGGGAAGGCGGCATCCGCGTGCCTCCGGAGGGCTACCTGAAGGGGGTGCGGGAGCTTACCCGGGAAAGGGGCGTCCTCATGATCGCCGACGAGGTGCAGACCGGCCTCGGGCGCACGGGAAAGCTCTTTGGGGTGGACTGGGAGGGGGTGGCCCCCGACCTCATGACCCTGGCCAAGGCCCTGGGGGGCGGGGTGATGCCCATCGGGGCCTGTGTGGGGCGAAAGGAGGTCTTTGATATCTTCAAGCAGAACCCCCTCTTCCACTCCTCCACCTTCGGGGGGAACCCCCTGGCGGCGGCGGCGGCCCTAGCGGCCATTGAGGTTACCCTGGAGGAGAACCTGCCGCAAAGGGCCCTGGAGGTGGGGGGCTACCTCATGGAGGGGCTAAAAGCCCTTCAGGCCCGGTACCCCCACCTGATCGAGGAGGTGCGGGGCCGGGGGCTGATGCTGGGGGTGGAGTTTACCGATGCCGACATCGGGGCCCTGGTGGTGGCGGAGCTGGCGGAGAGGGGAGTGATCACCGCCTTCGGCCTCAACAACCCCAAGGTGGTGCGCCTCGAGCCCCCCCTCATCATCGGCAAGGAGCACGCGGACGAGGCCCTAGAGGCTTTCTCCGAAAGCCTAAAGGCCACGGAGAAGGCCCTGGAGGGCCTCCTGGGTTAGAATGCGGGAAACCTTACTGGAGTTTTTCAAGAAGACGGGCAGGCCCCACCGCCTGGAGGAGATCCTCAGGCGCTTTGGCCTGGAGAAGCGGGAGGCCAAGGCGTACCTCCGGGGACTGGTGCGGGAAGGGCTTCTGGAGAAAAAGGGAAGCCACTACTTCCTCCCGGCTCGGGTGCAGGGGCCCATCAGCCTCCACCGGGACGGGTACGGCTTTGTGCGCCTTCCCGAAAAGGACCTCTTCATCCCACCGGGCTACACCCTGGACGCCTGGCCCGAGGACCTGGTGGAGGCCCGGATCATGCCGCCTGGCCGGGACGGCAAGCCCTGGGGGGTGGTGGAGCGGGTACTCAGGCGGGCCCGCGAGCGGGTGGTGGGCACCCTGGACCTCCGCAAGGGGTACGCTGTCCTCCTCCCGGACGAGCCAGGCCTGCCGGAACTGAGGCTCCTTCCCGAGGGGCTCCACGGCCTCAAACGTGGAAGCCGCATCGTGGTGAGGGTGCACTACGGCAAGCGCCCTTTCGGGGAGTTTCTGGAGTACCTGGGGGAAGGGGATGCCCCGGAAACCGAAACCGAGGCGGTGATCGCCAAGTACGGCCTAAGGGCCGAGTTCCCGGAGGAGGTGCGGAAGGAGGCGGAGGCCATCCCCCTGGAGATCCCCGAGGCCGAGCTCAGAAGGCGGGAGGACTTCCGGCACCTTCGGGTCTTCACGGTGGACGGGGTGGACGCCAAGGACTTTGACGACGCCATCCACATCGAGCGCCTGCCCAAGGGGTACCGCATCGGGGTCCACATCGCCGACGTCGCCCACTACGTGAAGGAGGGAAGCCCTTTGGACCAGGAGGCCTTCTTGCGGGGGACCAGCGTCTACCTGCCGGGGCGGGTGCTGCCCATGCTCCCTGAGAGACTTTCCAACGGGGTGTGCTCCCTGAAGCCCCATGAGGACCGGCTGGTGCTTTCCGTCCTCTTTGACCTGAGCGAGGACCTGGAGGTAAAGCGGGTGCGCTTCGCCGAAGGGGTAATAAGGAGCGTGGCCCGCACCACCTACACTGAGGTGGAGGCCTTCGCCGAGGGGTATGGTTTACCGGAAGAACACGCTTTCTTGGCGGAGGACCTAAGGCTTCTCCTGGACCTCACGCAAAGGGTCAGGCAAAAGCGCCTTCAGGCCGGGGCTTTGGACTTCAGCTTCCCCGAGGTGAAGGTGGAGGTGGCGGAGGGCACCCTCCACCTCATCCCCCAGGAGGAGCCTAAGGCGCGAAGCCTGATTGAGGAGCTCATGCTCCTCGCCAACCAGGCGGTGGCGGAGCACCTGGTCAAGAAGGGGCTTCCCGGCCTCTTCCGGGTGCACGAGGAGCCCCTGGAGGAAGCCTACGCCAAGCTCCGGCAGGCCCTCTTCCGGCTGGGGTACGCCCTGCCCGAGAAGCTTTCCCCCAAAGCGCTGCAGAGGGTGCTCCTGGAGGCCAAGGGCCGCCCGGAGGAGCCGGTGGTGGCCAACCTGGTCCTGCGCTCCTTGCGCCTGGCCCGCTACGCCGCGGAGAACCTGGGCCACTTCGGCCTGGCCATGGAGCACTACCTGCACTTCACAAGCCCCATCCGCCGCTATCCGGACCTGGTGGTGCACCGGGTGCTGAAGGCCCTCCTGAGGCGCACCCTCACCCCGGCCAAGAGGGCCAGGTGGCAGGAAACCTTTCCCGCCATGGCCGAGCACGCCTCGGAGATGGAAAGAAAGGCGGAGGCGGCGGAGCGGGAACTCACCAAGTACTACATGGCCAAGTGGGCGGAGCTCCACCTGGGGGAACGCTTCACGGGGAAGGTGACGGGGGTGGCCAGCTTCGGGGCTTTCGTCATGCTGCGAAACGGGGTGGAGGGCCTGGTGCGCCTCGAGGTCCTGGGGCCCTACACCTACAGCGAGGAGGCCCTGGCCCTTTGGGGCCCCAAGGGCAAACGCATCCGCCTGGGGGACGAGATGGAGGTGGTGATCGCCGCCGCCAACCCCAGGCTTCGCCAGATTGATTTCCTGCCCTATCGGGAGGAGGAAAAGAAGGAAGCTTCCAGGGAAAAAACCCTGGTGAAGAAGGGAAAGGCAAAGGAGGAGGACATGCGCAAAGTGGTAGGACCCCCCAAGGAGAGGAATCGCGACGACCGGCCCGAGCGGGCCACGGTGCACACGGTGTACTTCGGCGAGTGGACGCCCAAGGAGGAAAAGGCGGGGATGCACCGCCCGGCCCAGACCCGAGCAAGGCGGAAGCGGCGGCACTGAAGGCCCTGCCGCGGCTTGGGCCGCGGGGGGTCAAAGCACGAGGGTTCCCGCCCCCACGGCGGAGAGGGTGAGGGCCTCGAGGTCCAGACGGTAGGCCAACACCTGGCCCTTCCGCCCCGCGAGGAGAGGGCTTAGGGAGGCCACCACCTCCACCGCGTCCACCCGGGTGGGGTTGGCCCCCAGGTGGGCTAAGGCGGCTTCGGGCTCCCCTTGGGCGAGCCGTTCCAGAAAGCCCAAGTCCCGCCTCCTGGCCTCCTCCGCCAGGGGGCGGGAAAAGGGCTGGTCCCCGAAGCGGGGCCCCACGTGGGAAAGGTCCACCGCCAGGACCAAAAGCCCAGGGTAGTCCCGCAGGACTACCTTGAGGGCCTCCCCCAGCTCCGGGCTTCGCCTTCCCACCAGGAGGGGAAGCGCCTTAGCCCGAGGGAAGGCCCCCTTCAGGAAGAAGAGGGGAAGTTCCAGGCTGTGCTCCTCCCGGAAGGCCAGGGGGGTGTTGAAGAGCTCAAAGGGGAGGAGGGCGTCCAGGGCCTGCAGGGCTTCGAGGTCGGGCTCCGCCGGGCCAAAAGGGGTTTGGAAGGGAACGGGCAGGGCAGCGGCCTTTTCCTTGAGGGGCCGGTGGGCTACCCCCACCAGGTAGACCCGCTCCGGTTCTGGTATACCTTCCAAGGCAACCAGGGCGGCCCCGTAGGCTTCGGGCACCCGGCTCGGCTCCAGGTGGGGAAGCAGGAGGATGGAGGGGTTCCCTTGGGGCCTTGGCCCCGGGAAGCTGGCCCGGAAGGCCTCGAGGAAGGCCCGGGCCTCCTTCTCCCCCGTGGGGTAGGAGAGCCCCGCCAGGCGCATGGGCCGCTCCTTCTTTAGCCTCCCCTCCTCCTCGCGCAGCCTTCTTTCCACCTCCTCCGTGAGGAGGAGGCCCGCCTCCTCCAGGGCCTTCAGGAGGTCTTCCAGCTCCTTTTTGGGCACCAGGACCCCGTGGGCCTTGAAGACCTCCTCCTGCACCTCTTCCAGGGTTTTCCCCTCCAAGAGGGAGAGGAGGAAAAGCCCCCCTTCCGTGAGGGCCAGGGGCTTTTCGAAGACCCCGTAGGGGTCGCTGAGGAGAAATCCCCCTTCCACCGGGGTGATCTGGGGTTCACGCAGGCGTATTCGTTCCATCGCCCTTCCAATATAGGAGAAAGGCCTTGGCCTCTTCCTTGGTGCATACCCTTCCCTCCGCCTGGGCCAGGAGGAGGGCCTCCAGGGCCTTTCCCACCTGCGGGCCGGGCTTAAGGCCCAAGAGGGCCATCACCTCCTCCCCGGAGAGGAGGGGGCGCTCGGGGAGGGGTTCGGAAAGGGTTTCCCGGTAGGCCTCCAGCACCTCCCAGGCTTCCTTCTCCACCCCTTTCGTGCCCAGGCGGTCTGCTGCCATGAGGTAGGGAAGGGCGGGAAGGAGGTTGTGGCGGCGGAAGTAGAAGCGGCGAAGGGCCTGTTTCCCCTCGGGAGGGCGGTCCATGTGCCGTCGCACCAGGGCTTTGGCCTTCTCCACCGTCTCCTTTGGGAACCGTAGCCATTCCAGGGAGGTCCCCGCTATCTCCGCCCCTACCTCCGCATGGTCAAGGAAGCGGAAGCGGCCCGCTTCCGGGTCAAAGCGACGGGTCAGGGGCTTGCCCACGTCGTGGTAAAGGGCGGCGAGGCGTGCCGCAAGGGGAGCCTCTGGCCAGAGCCAGGTGAGGTGGAAGAGGACGGAGAGGGTGTGCCGCCAGGCGTCCAGATGGTGCACCCCCCCCTGCTCTAGGCCCACCAGGGGGCGGAGCTCAGGAAGGTAGGCGTCCAAAAGGCCCGTGCGCTCCAGCAGGTGAAGGCCCCAGGCCGCTCTCGGGGAAAGGAGGAGCCGGCTCAGTTCCTCCTTCACCCGTTCCCGGGCGGGAAGAGCCTCGAGGTGGGCCTGGAGAAAGCGGGCGTGGCGGGCAAGGGCGTTTCGGGTTTTCCCGGGCAGGCCGAGGCCCAGGCTGGCCGCCAGGCGCACCGCGCGGAGGCTTCGCAGGTGGTCTTGGTAGAGGTTCTCCTCCCGCACCGGGACCAAGACCCTGCGCCGGAGGTCGTCCTCCACCCCCTTTAGCCCCCACACCCGCTCCCCCATCCAAGCCAGGGCATTTAGGCGGAAATCCCGCCTGAGAAGGTCTTCCTCCAAGGCGCCCTCCAAGGGGGAGAAGTCCAGGACCAGGTTTCCGGATACGAGACGGTACTGGCCCCGGGCTGTATCCAAGGGGAAGAGGCTACCTCCCAGGCGGCTTTGGGCTTCCTCGGCCGCCTTCAAGGGGTCCAAGGCGGCGAAGTCCAGGTCCCAGGGCCTTCGTCCCAGAAGGAGGTCCCTTAGGGCACCCCCCACGGGGATGGCCCCCTTGGGGGTATAAAAGGGGAAGTCCCTATGGGCGATCGGGCGAAGCACCCCATCATTATCGGCATCACCGGGAACATCGGAAGCGGCAAGAGCACGGTGGCCGCTCTCCTAAGGTCCTGGGGCTACCCGGTTTTGGACCTGGATGAGCTGGCGGCACGGGCCAGGGAGAACAAGAAGGCGGAGCTTGAGCGGCTTTTCCCGGAGGCCTTTGCGGGCGGGGAGCTGGACCGCAGGGCGCTGGCCCAGCGGGTCTTTTCCGACCCGGAAAGGCTTAAGGCCCTCGAGGACCTCCTCCACCCCGAGGTGCGGAGGCTTTTGGCCGAGGAGCTGGCCCGCATAAAAGCTCCCTTGATTTTTCTGGAAATTCCCCTACTTTTTGAGAAGGGGTGGGAGGCCCGTCTGGATGGAACCCTTTTGGTGGCGGCTCCTGTGGAGGAGCGGGTAAGGCGGGTGATGGCCCGCTCCGGGCTTTCGCGGGAGGAGGTCCTGGCCCGGGAAAAAGCCCAGATGCCCGAGGAGGAGAAGAGGGAGCGGGCTACCTGGGTTTTGGAGAACCGAGGGGGGCTTAAGGAGCTGGAGGAGGGGCTGAGGGAGATCCTGGCCCGGATCCAGGAGCGTTTTGGGCTAAGCTAGAGGGCATGCGGGTGGCCTTGGTATCGGGGGCGAGCCGGGGGATTGGGGAGGCCACCGCCCGGCTTCTCCACGCTAAAGGGTACAGGGTGGGGCTCTTTGCCCGGGATGGGGGAAGGCTCGAGGCCTTGGCCTCGGAGCTGGGGGAGGGGGCCTTGGCCTTGCCCGGGGACGTGCGCTCTTTTGCGGACTGGCAGAAGGCGGTGGCGGGCCTCTCGGAGGCTTACGGCCAGCTGGACCTCCTGGTCAACAACGCCGGGATTGGCGTGATGAAGCCCGTGGCCGAGCTCAGCGAGGAGGAGTTCCGCCAGGTTTTGGAGGTGAACCTGGTGGGGCCCTTTTTGGGCCTCAAGGCGGCTTTGCCAGCCCTCTTGGCCTCGAGGGGGTGGTGGTGAACATCGGAAGTTTAGCGGGCAAAAACGCCTTCAAGGGCGGAGCGGCCTACAACGCCAGCAAGTTCGGGCTTTTGGGCCTCATGGGGGCGGCCATGTTGGAGCTAAGGGAGGCCGGCGTGCGGGTGGTGAATATCCTGCCAGGCTCGGTGGACACGGGCTTTGCCGGAAACATCCCCGGAGCCTCCTGGAAGCTTTCCCCTCTTGATGTGGCCCAGGCGGTGGTTTTCGCAGCGGAAATGCCGGAAAGAGCCTTGGTGAGCGAGATAGAGCTCCGTCCCACCCATACCGCTCCCAAGGTGGGCTAAGCTAAGGCCATGGCCTTGCCCAAGAAGCTTCAGGAAGCCCTGGACCTGATTCGGGCCATGCCCAAGGAGCTCAAGGCCCAGGTGCTTCTGGAATACGCCAAAAAGGTGCCCACCCCCCCTCCTGGGGTGGAGCTGGAACGGGTCCACGAATGCCAGACCCCTTTTTTCCTGCGGGCGGAGGTGGAGGGGGGAAGGGTTAGGCTCTACTTCTTCGTCCCCGATGAAGCCCCCACGGTGAAGGCCTTCGCCGGCCTCCTGAAGGAGGGCCTCGAGGGGGAGCCCCCTGAGGCGGTGCTTTCCGTGCCCCCCACCTTCTACCAGGGGGCGGGGCTGGAGGAACTCCTCACCCCCTTGCGGCTAAGGGGCCTCGAGGCGGCCCTCTTGCGGCTCCAAGGCCAGGTGCAAAGGGCTCTTTCCTAGCCCATGTTCGTAGCCTTTCTTCTTGGGTACTTCCTGGGAAGCTTGCCCATCGCCTACTGGTTTGGGGCCCTTCGGGGAAGGAACCTCCTCCAGGAGGGATCGGGCAATCCAGGGGCCTTGAACGTCTACCGGGTGCTGGGGCCGGTACCGGGTTTCATGGTTCTCCTCCTGGACCTCTTCAAGGGAATCCTGGCGGTGGCCCTGGGGGAGGGAGTGGGGGGAAGCCCTCTGGGTGGCCTTGCCGGGGGCGTGGGGGCGGTGTGGGGGCATGCCTTTTCCCCCTGGCTCCTCTTCCAAGGGGGAAAGGGCTTGGCTACGGGGGCTGGGGTGCTCTTTGCCGTGGATCCCCGGCTTCTCTTCCTTTCCCTCCCGCTTTTCGCTACCCTTTTCGCCCTTTTCCGAAGGCCCTACCGCGTGGCCCTGGTCGTGGCCTTGGCCCAGCCCTTCCTGGCCGCCCTCCTGCACCCGTCTCCCGCTTACCTCCTTTTCGGGCTGGGGCTTGGCCTTCCCGTGGCCTTACGCCACCTTAAGGACTGGCACCGCTAGTTAGTAGGGGAGGGGCCAGGTGCGGAAGTAGTTGCGGATCCTCCCCCAAAGACCCACCAATCCCAGGGGTTCCAGGATCAGAAAGGCCAGGATGAGGAGGCCGAAGACCACGTTGCGCCAGGCCGCCAGGGTGGCGGCGTACTGGGGGCCAAGGGACCCCACCAGGCCGTTTAAGACCTCGGGGATGAGGAGTACGAAGAAGGCTCCCAAAATCGCTCCCAGCACCGTGCCTGCCCCGCCCACGATGACCATAGCCAGGTACTGGATGCTCACCGTGAGGGGGAAGTACTCGGGGGTTACCGCCTTGTAAAGCTGGGCCAGAAGCCCCCCGGCCATACCGGCATAGAAGGCGGAGAGGGCAAAGGCCAAGAGCTTTACCCGTACCAGGTCTACCCCCGCCACCCGGGCGGAGAGGTCATTATCCCGCACGGCCATGAAGGCGCGGCCCGCCCGGGTCATGAGGAGGCGCTTGCCGTAAAAGAACAGGGGTAGGGCGAACACGAGCACCAGGTACCAAAGCTTTCCAGGGGTGTCCAGGACGAAGCCGAAGAGCTCCGCAGGGGGTAGGGTCCGCCCCCGGATACCCCCCGTGACCGCTTCCCAGTTTTTGAAGACGTAATCCGCCAGAAACTGAAAGGCC is part of the Thermus caldilimi genome and harbors:
- a CDS encoding glycerol-3-phosphate acyltransferase, with product MFVAFLLGYFLGSLPIAYWFGALRGRNLLQEGSGNPGALNVYRVLGPVPGFMVLLLDLFKGILAVALGEGVGGSPLGGLAGGVGAVWGHAFSPWLLFQGGKGLATGAGVLFAVDPRLLFLSLPLFATLFALFRRPYRVALVVALAQPFLAALLHPSPAYLLFGLGLGLPVALRHLKDWHR
- a CDS encoding branched-chain amino acid ABC transporter permease, producing the protein MYRLAKQLTDAFSRRFARSVRETYQQDEAYASTPLGRLALGVFLVFLLLLPLLLPPYPMYVTTLVAIGALSALGLHLLVGGAGQISLGHAAFMGVGAYAASHLYGPLAPLGILLGGGIAALLGLVLGLPSLRIKGVYLAIATLAFQFLADYVFKNWEAVTGGIRGRTLPPAELFGFVLDTPGKLWYLVLVFALPLFFYGKRLLMTRAGRAFMAVRDNDLSARVAGVDLVRVKLLAFALSAFYAGMAGGLLAQLYKAVTPEYFPLTVSIQYLAMVIVGGAGTVLGAILGAFFVLLIPEVLNGLVGSLGPQYAATLAAWRNVVFGLLILAFLILEPLGLVGLWGRIRNYFRTWPLPY
- a CDS encoding SufE family protein; this translates as MALPKKLQEALDLIRAMPKELKAQVLLEYAKKVPTPPPGVELERVHECQTPFFLRAEVEGGRVRLYFFVPDEAPTVKAFAGLLKEGLEGEPPEAVLSVPPTFYQGAGLEELLTPLRLRGLEAALLRLQGQVQRALS